GCTCAGGCGGGGAGGTTCCATGAGGGAAGAAACGGTTAGCATCTTGGACAGCAACACCTTCGCCGTCAGTTCAATGAATGGAGACATGGAAGCGTCGGACACTTTCCCAACGGGGATGTTCGCGTTTGATACCCGTTTCCTGTCGAAATGGCGTCTTACCGCCGAGCGTCAGCCACTCGAGCCGCTATCTGTGGATACCCTGCAGCACTCAAGGGCCAGATTCTTTCTGGTTCCCGCTAGATTCTCCAGCTGCATCGAGGCGAAAATATCGATTATCAGGGATCGACTTATTGGTCACAGCATGGCGGAGGAGCTAACAGTTCTTAACCATGGCAGCGAGCCCGTCGAACTCACCATGCACCTCGAAGTAGATAGTGACTTTGCAGACATCTTCGAAATCAAGAACATCCAGCCACGGAAGTCAGGACGGTGTTTCGTCGAGGTTGGCCGAGGTCGGCTCAAGATCGGTTATGAGCGAGAGGCATTCCTCCGCGAGACGCTAATCACGACGTCAACGGCAGCGGAGGTAGGCGAAAGCGGATTCAAGTTCATCGTGCGGATCGATCCTTACGGCACATGGACTACCAGACTCCATGTCGAGCCGCTGGGAAAGAACGAGCAAAACATTCGGGGAAGCCTGCAAGGAAAATGCGGCCATTCTGGGCCAGACGCACAGGAAGACCATCAACGATGGGTCTCATCCATGCCACGCCTGGAGACCGAAGACGAGGCCTTGAAGGTTACATACCACCGTTGCCTGGACGACTTGGCGGCCTTGCGCTACACGCCGATCATCTCGGCGGGGCAACGGGCGATGCCGGCGGCGGGTCTACCCTGGTTCATGACGGTCTTCGGCCGCGACGCGATCCTCACCAGCCTCCAGGTTCTTCCCTTCACCCCCGAGTTCGCCTGGACCACGTTGCAACAACTCGGGGTTCTTCAAGGGAGCAGACTTGACGACTTCCGTGACGAAGAGCCCGGCAAGATACCCCACGAGTTCCGATTCGGAGAATCTGCCGCATTCGCCGATCAGCCTCACACGCCCTACTACGGTACTGTCGACGCTACTCCGTTGTACGTAGTCCTGCTCGACGAGTACGAGCGATGGAGTGGTGACGCCGCGATGGTGCGTCAGTGTGAAGGCTTCGCGCGAGCCGCCCTTGAATGGATTGACGAGTACGGCGACCTGCGCGGCAACGGCTACCTGTGGTACCAGTGCCGCAGCAAGCCCAACGGGCTGGAAAATCAGTGCTGGAAAGATTCCCCAGACTCCATATCGTACCGAGACGGCAGGCTGCCGGGACTGCCGCGCGCCACGTGCGAGGTGCAAGGATACGCGTACGATGCGAAGCGGCGAGGGGCGCGCCTAGCGCGTGAGTTCTGGAACGATCCCGACCTCGCTGACCGCCTCGAACGGGAATCTGCCGAACTTAAGGAGCGCTTCAACAGTGACTTCTGGGTCGATGACGGCGGCTACTTCGCCCTCGCACTGGATCCGGACGGCAACCAGGTCGATGCGCTTTCTTCCAACATCGGCCACCTGCTTTGGAGCGGTATCGTCGATGAGTCGAAGGCGGCTTCCATAGTCGAGCATCTACTTGGCCCACGGCTTTTCTCGGGTTGGGGCGTACGAACGCTCGCTGAGGGACAGGGACGCTACAATCCCGTTGGCTATCACGTCGGAACTGTCTGGCCATTCGACAATTCCTTCATCGCCTGGGGGTTGCGGCGTTACGGATTCAAAGCGGAGGCGGCGCGGATAGCGGAGGCTATCCTGGACGCTGCTGAGTTCTTCCAGGGTCGCCTACCGGAAGCATTCGGCGGTTACCCGAGAAAGCTGACCCACTACCCGGTCGAGTACCCGACGGCGTGTAGCCCTCAGGCATGGTCCACCGGGGCTCCGCTGCTCCTGCTCCGCACCATGCTCGGCATCGAGCCTCGCGGCGACCACCTGCTCGTGGATCCCGCCGTGCCGCAGAAGCTCGGACGCATCGAGTTGCTCGACATTCCCGGCCGCTGGGGCACCGCCGACGCCTTCGGACGGGGGCACTACTGAGAGATTGTCAGGTGGGCACCACCTGGATGGTAGTGCGCGGCCCCCGCGTCGATCATCGACGGTCCGTACGACCCGCCGATGATCGACGCGAGGGCTGTGCTCACTCGCGTCCGGTGCAACGCCAAACGAGCGGCTGATGCCTCGCTCAGCAGTACCTGATCGACTCGAAGTTGTCGTTGAAGGGGCCGTGGTCGGCCACTCGGCTGTAGGACGTATTCGGGGGAACGCGCAACGTGTGGCCGCCCGAGAAGTTCTTGCCCGTGTTCAGGCAGAACGACTGACCAGAGCGGTTCCTGACGGAGCTGATCCGGTCGTTGGCGTCACGGAGGTCACCGAGTCCGGCGCCGAGGATCCCGTAGCACCACGAGTGTCCCGTGAAGTCCACGTGTTCCCATGCCCGGAGACTGCACGCCTGCTGATTGGCTGACGCGGGTGCCGGCAGGCCGGCCACGCCAAACCCGGCGACGACCAGAGCCGCGGCCAGCGCTCCAGCCCTGAATGGACGTTTCATGATCATACTCCTACAAATCTGCTGACCTTCTGCGGCCAGACACGGCAAGCGTCAAGCCGCCGGGTCAACGATGGATCGACGCACCGATGACGGGCTTGCGACCGAGAACGTGGACACCGGGCCCTAGCGGGATACGTTGGGGTCGATGACCAGCCTCGTGCCGGATTCGGCGAGTGCCCTGTCGAGTGGCTGGAAGGCCATCGTGGCGGCGAGTGGGTTGCTTTGGTCTCCGCCGCCTGAGCTGACCACGCCGATGGCGGTTACCTGGTTTCGTCCGCGTGGGTCGAGGATGAAGACAGGGCCGCCGCTGTCGCCGGGTTGGACGAGGAGGGATACTCGGGTGAACCCTCTGAGCCGGACGGCGCGGCCGCCGCCGGTGTCGGCGTTGACGTCGGAGTCATTCGCGATGACGCGGCCGCAGGTGACCTGCGTCGTGCGGCCGTTCTTGCAGACGATAGTTCCGGTCAGGAACGCGGTTTTGGGGGCCGTGGCCGCGATGGACAGGCTGGTGACCAGTTCGCGATCGTCTCCCTCGCCTGCGGGCTTGGCTTGTCGGACCGACACCGCGGGCGACAACCGTCGCGCAGCATCGTCATCCACAGAGATGAGAGCCCAGTCAGAGCCGATCGGGGTGTCGAAGCTGAACCGCCCAAGCCGGCCGATCTCCCCCTCCGCGTGTCGCCACGGGACGACTGGGCTGTCGGCTACGCAGTGGCCCGCCGTCATCACGTAGTTTCTGACGACGGGGGATCGTGCGTCCCGGACCCACCAGCCAACCGAACACAGCATGTTGTCGGAGGCCATCTGGTCGCCGCTGGCGATGGAGAGGACGGTGTCGCGGGCATCTTGGTAGCGGATGTCGATGGCGTCGCCGAAGGTGCGGTGTAGCGCGGTGGCTACCGGTGTGGGTAGGTCTGCCTTTTGGGTGGTGAGGACGACGACGTTCTTGGTGACGTCGATGGACGTGCCGACCCAGGTGACGGCGTGTTGTTTCAGGAGGCGCTCTACCTGCGTTCGCACGTTACGCAGGTCCTGTGCTGATCGGGTGACCAGTCGTGGTTCGGCGTTGCGGGCCCGGATCTCGGCGGCCCGGCGTTCGTTGGTGACGGCCACCACCAGGTTGCCGGTGTCCCGGTCGAGCCAGGTGCCGGCGCTCCAGTCGTCTTTCAGGGACGGGGCGATCGTCGTGTGCAGTTCGGTCATCTCGGCCTGCCGGGCCAGCCGCTCACGGGCCTGTTCCTCGGTGCCGTCAATGGACTTCGCCACTGCTGCCAAGATCTGCTCGGGCAACCCGCCGGCCGTCGGGGTGGGGGCAGTCGAGGAGCCGCCACCCGGCGACTCCTGGCTGGTCGTCGCGGCGCAGCCAGCGGTCGTGATGGCCAGGGCGAGCAGCCCGGCCACACTCGCCACGGCGTACCTCGCCGGACGGAACATCCTGGGTTCGGGCATCTTTCCTCGATCGTGCTGTAGGAACGGGACAACTCCCACACGTCCCCACCCACCAGCAGGTTCACGGCACACCGAACCGCGCGGAGGCAGGGCGCGGGCGGGGGCACGCCGCCCCTGCCAGCGAGCCCGGACC
This is a stretch of genomic DNA from Micromonospora sp. WMMD1082. It encodes these proteins:
- a CDS encoding peptidase inhibitor family I36 protein, whose protein sequence is MKRPFRAGALAAALVVAGFGVAGLPAPASANQQACSLRAWEHVDFTGHSWCYGILGAGLGDLRDANDRISSVRNRSGQSFCLNTGKNFSGGHTLRVPPNTSYSRVADHGPFNDNFESIRYC
- a CDS encoding S1 family peptidase, giving the protein MAGLLALAITTAGCAATTSQESPGGGSSTAPTPTAGGLPEQILAAVAKSIDGTEEQARERLARQAEMTELHTTIAPSLKDDWSAGTWLDRDTGNLVVAVTNERRAAEIRARNAEPRLVTRSAQDLRNVRTQVERLLKQHAVTWVGTSIDVTKNVVVLTTQKADLPTPVATALHRTFGDAIDIRYQDARDTVLSIASGDQMASDNMLCSVGWWVRDARSPVVRNYVMTAGHCVADSPVVPWRHAEGEIGRLGRFSFDTPIGSDWALISVDDDAARRLSPAVSVRQAKPAGEGDDRELVTSLSIAATAPKTAFLTGTIVCKNGRTTQVTCGRVIANDSDVNADTGGGRAVRLRGFTRVSLLVQPGDSGGPVFILDPRGRNQVTAIGVVSSGGGDQSNPLAATMAFQPLDRALAESGTRLVIDPNVSR
- a CDS encoding glycogen debranching N-terminal domain-containing protein; translated protein: MREETVSILDSNTFAVSSMNGDMEASDTFPTGMFAFDTRFLSKWRLTAERQPLEPLSVDTLQHSRARFFLVPARFSSCIEAKISIIRDRLIGHSMAEELTVLNHGSEPVELTMHLEVDSDFADIFEIKNIQPRKSGRCFVEVGRGRLKIGYEREAFLRETLITTSTAAEVGESGFKFIVRIDPYGTWTTRLHVEPLGKNEQNIRGSLQGKCGHSGPDAQEDHQRWVSSMPRLETEDEALKVTYHRCLDDLAALRYTPIISAGQRAMPAAGLPWFMTVFGRDAILTSLQVLPFTPEFAWTTLQQLGVLQGSRLDDFRDEEPGKIPHEFRFGESAAFADQPHTPYYGTVDATPLYVVLLDEYERWSGDAAMVRQCEGFARAALEWIDEYGDLRGNGYLWYQCRSKPNGLENQCWKDSPDSISYRDGRLPGLPRATCEVQGYAYDAKRRGARLAREFWNDPDLADRLERESAELKERFNSDFWVDDGGYFALALDPDGNQVDALSSNIGHLLWSGIVDESKAASIVEHLLGPRLFSGWGVRTLAEGQGRYNPVGYHVGTVWPFDNSFIAWGLRRYGFKAEAARIAEAILDAAEFFQGRLPEAFGGYPRKLTHYPVEYPTACSPQAWSTGAPLLLLRTMLGIEPRGDHLLVDPAVPQKLGRIELLDIPGRWGTADAFGRGHY